One genomic segment of Rhizobium gallicum bv. gallicum R602sp includes these proteins:
- a CDS encoding ABC transporter substrate-binding protein, which translates to MTLRTILLGACSALAFAGMASAETLTIATVNNGDMIRMQKLTDDFKAKNPDIDLEWVTLEENVLRQKVTTDIATKGGQYDVLTIGTYEVPIWAKQSWLLPLDNLGADYDADDLLPAIRSGLTVDGKLYAAPFYGESSMVMYRKDLFDAAGLKMPDAPTWDFIADAAKKITDKDKEIYGICLRGKAGWGENMAFLTAMSNSFGARWFDESWKPQFDQPEWKDTLTFYVDLMKEAGPPGASSNGFNENLALFQTGKCGMWIDATVAASFVSNPKESKVADKVGFALAPDKGLGKRGNWLWAWSLAIPASSQKVEAAEKFVAWATSKDYTKLVAEKEGWLNAPPGTRTSLYENAEYQKAAAFAKMTLDSINAADPTKPTVKPVPYVGVQFVAIPEFQGIGTAVGQQFSAALAGQVSVDQALQSAQQLATREMTKAGYIK; encoded by the coding sequence ATGACATTGAGAACTATTCTGCTGGGCGCCTGCTCAGCATTGGCGTTTGCGGGCATGGCTTCGGCCGAAACGCTGACGATCGCGACCGTGAACAACGGCGACATGATCCGAATGCAGAAGCTGACGGATGACTTCAAGGCGAAGAATCCCGACATCGACCTTGAATGGGTTACCCTCGAAGAGAACGTTCTGCGCCAGAAGGTCACGACTGACATCGCGACCAAGGGCGGCCAGTACGACGTTCTGACGATCGGCACTTATGAAGTCCCGATCTGGGCAAAGCAGAGCTGGCTCCTGCCGCTCGACAACCTGGGCGCCGATTATGACGCCGACGACCTGCTGCCAGCCATACGCAGCGGCCTGACTGTAGACGGCAAGCTGTATGCGGCGCCGTTTTACGGTGAAAGCTCGATGGTCATGTATCGGAAAGACCTCTTCGACGCCGCCGGTTTGAAGATGCCCGACGCGCCGACCTGGGACTTCATCGCCGACGCTGCGAAGAAGATCACCGACAAGGACAAGGAAATCTACGGCATCTGCCTGCGCGGCAAAGCCGGCTGGGGCGAAAACATGGCCTTCCTCACGGCGATGTCGAACTCCTTCGGTGCCCGCTGGTTCGATGAGAGCTGGAAACCCCAGTTCGACCAGCCGGAGTGGAAGGACACGCTCACCTTCTACGTCGACCTGATGAAGGAAGCCGGCCCTCCCGGCGCTTCGTCGAACGGCTTCAACGAAAACCTGGCGCTCTTCCAGACCGGCAAGTGCGGCATGTGGATCGACGCCACCGTTGCGGCCTCCTTCGTCAGCAACCCGAAGGAATCGAAGGTTGCCGACAAGGTCGGTTTCGCACTGGCTCCGGACAAGGGTCTCGGCAAGCGTGGCAACTGGCTGTGGGCCTGGAGCCTTGCCATCCCGGCGAGCTCGCAGAAGGTCGAAGCAGCTGAGAAGTTCGTCGCCTGGGCAACGAGCAAGGACTACACCAAGCTCGTCGCCGAGAAGGAAGGCTGGCTGAACGCACCTCCCGGCACGCGTACCTCGCTCTATGAGAACGCAGAATACCAGAAGGCTGCGGCTTTCGCGAAGATGACGCTCGACTCCATCAATGCGGCTGACCCGACCAAGCCGACCGTAAAGCCGGTTCCCTATGTCGGCGTCCAGTTTGTGGCGATCCCCGAATTCCAGGGCATCGGCACGGCCGTCGGCCAGCAGTTCTCCGCCGCTCTCGCCGGCCAGGTCTCGGTCGACCAGGCGCTGCAGAGCGCGCAGCAACTGGCGACCCGCGAAATGACCAAGGCTGGTTACATCAAATAA
- a CDS encoding sugar-binding transcriptional regulator — translation MAKRTETPGRLDDAARAGWLYYVAGRTQDEIASAMGISRQSAQRLVSLAVAEKLIKVRLDHPIAACLELANQLRKKFDLKHVEIVPSDPGSSSRTVGIAEAAAAEIERWLKRPDPIVLAVGTGRTLKAAVDQLPTIECPNHRIVSLTGNITPDGSAAYYNVIFSMADAVKARHFPMPLPVLVTSAEERELLHGQQLVRYTLAISAQADVTFVGIGELGIDGPLCVDGFLEKDEMMELMREGAVGEICGWIFDEEGRLLDNPINERVASASIPSRETSTVIGIAKGKRKFKAIRAAIVGRQINSLITDEQTADFLLTS, via the coding sequence ATGGCGAAAAGAACCGAGACACCTGGACGGCTGGACGACGCAGCGCGTGCGGGCTGGCTTTATTACGTGGCTGGGCGCACGCAGGACGAGATTGCCTCTGCGATGGGTATCTCGCGACAATCAGCACAGCGCCTGGTGTCGCTGGCCGTCGCTGAAAAACTCATCAAAGTGCGGCTCGATCATCCGATTGCTGCCTGCCTCGAGCTCGCCAACCAGCTGCGCAAGAAATTCGACCTCAAGCATGTCGAGATCGTGCCGAGCGATCCGGGGTCTTCATCGAGGACGGTCGGCATTGCCGAAGCGGCGGCTGCTGAGATCGAGCGATGGCTCAAGCGGCCGGATCCGATCGTGCTCGCCGTTGGTACCGGCCGCACGTTGAAGGCTGCGGTCGATCAACTGCCGACGATCGAATGTCCGAATCATCGCATCGTTTCGCTGACGGGCAACATCACGCCGGACGGTTCAGCCGCCTATTACAATGTCATCTTCAGCATGGCGGATGCGGTGAAGGCGCGGCACTTCCCGATGCCGCTGCCCGTGCTCGTCACCTCGGCCGAGGAGCGTGAATTGCTCCATGGCCAGCAACTGGTGCGCTACACGCTTGCAATCAGCGCCCAAGCCGATGTGACCTTCGTCGGTATCGGCGAACTGGGCATCGACGGCCCACTGTGCGTCGACGGCTTCCTGGAGAAGGACGAGATGATGGAGCTGATGCGCGAGGGGGCCGTCGGCGAAATCTGCGGCTGGATTTTCGACGAGGAGGGCAGGCTTCTCGATAATCCGATCAACGAGCGCGTCGCGTCGGCCTCGATTCCTTCACGCGAAACCTCGACAGTCATTGGAATCGCCAAGGGCAAGCGCAAGTTCAAGGCGATTAGGGCCGCAATTGTTGGCCGTCAAATCAATAGCCTGATCACCGATGAACAGACTGCCGATTTTTTGCTCACGTCTTGA
- a CDS encoding exopolysaccharide biosynthesis protein, whose amino-acid sequence MRQLAGDRSRERISIGDLFEVMGDRATGALMLVFAIPNLVPTPPGTSAILGAPLLFLAAQLTFGLKPWLPKVIAGRSMKREDFEAVVSRIHRWLAFAERMLQPRLSFLVEPPAEYLVGFLCLVLAVILTLPIPLGNILPAFTICLFSFGILGKDGLFSAFGMVMAGISLTVVGGVIYGLIKAAIFFVTNWFA is encoded by the coding sequence CTGAGGCAGCTTGCGGGTGACAGGAGCCGCGAGCGCATTTCGATCGGCGATCTTTTCGAGGTGATGGGCGACCGCGCGACCGGTGCGCTCATGCTGGTCTTTGCCATTCCCAATCTGGTGCCGACGCCGCCCGGAACCTCCGCAATCCTCGGCGCGCCGCTACTTTTTCTTGCAGCGCAGCTGACGTTCGGGCTGAAGCCATGGTTACCGAAGGTAATTGCCGGACGGTCGATGAAGCGCGAGGATTTCGAGGCGGTCGTCTCGCGAATCCACCGTTGGCTCGCCTTTGCCGAGCGCATGCTGCAGCCGCGGCTTTCTTTCCTCGTCGAGCCGCCTGCCGAATACCTTGTGGGCTTTCTGTGCCTAGTGCTTGCGGTCATCCTGACGCTGCCGATCCCGCTCGGCAACATCCTGCCGGCTTTTACCATCTGCCTGTTTTCCTTCGGCATTTTGGGCAAGGACGGTCTCTTTTCGGCGTTTGGAATGGTCATGGCCGGTATTTCACTGACCGTCGTTGGCGGCGTGATCTACGGCCTTATCAAGGCTGCGATCTTCTTCGTCACAAACTGGTTTGCCTGA
- a CDS encoding response regulator, translating into MRILLVEDDKMIGQAVRDHVAAAAHAIDWMCTIGDAEAAAGSVDYGLILLDLQLPDGRGIDLLKRLRNDGMAMPVIILTARDQISDRIEGLNAGADDYLVKPFDLGELQARIMAVARRYDANPRTIIRIADIEIDRPQHRIAIAGEPVVLTSREWAVLDLLIARPGAIVPKDRIEEALYAFGSEIESNTVEVYVSRLRKKIGRDRIKTARGIGYTLAQA; encoded by the coding sequence TTGCGCATTCTTTTGGTTGAAGACGACAAGATGATTGGGCAAGCGGTGCGCGATCACGTTGCAGCGGCCGCTCACGCGATCGACTGGATGTGTACGATCGGCGATGCTGAGGCCGCTGCAGGCTCCGTCGACTACGGTCTGATCCTGCTTGATCTGCAGCTTCCCGACGGCAGAGGCATCGATTTGCTGAAACGGTTGCGTAACGACGGCATGGCAATGCCGGTAATAATTCTCACTGCGCGCGACCAGATTTCCGATCGCATCGAGGGCCTGAACGCCGGCGCCGACGACTACCTCGTCAAGCCATTCGATCTCGGAGAATTGCAGGCCCGCATCATGGCGGTCGCGCGCCGCTACGACGCCAATCCAAGGACTATCATCCGCATTGCCGATATCGAGATCGACCGGCCGCAGCACAGAATTGCCATCGCCGGCGAGCCGGTCGTGCTGACCAGCCGCGAATGGGCTGTGCTCGATCTGCTCATCGCCCGTCCGGGCGCAATCGTGCCGAAGGACCGGATCGAGGAAGCCCTTTATGCCTTCGGCTCGGAGATCGAAAGCAATACGGTTGAGGTCTATGTCAGCCGGCTGCGCAAGAAGATCGGTCGCGACAGGATCAAGACCGCCCGCGGCATCGGCTACACGCTGGCGCAAGCATGA
- a CDS encoding sensor histidine kinase — translation MRREPSITRRLILALTSTMVIFWLAAIGLGIQVMQHEFDELFDSAQQETAQRLLALIVDDLNQRAETYASGVAILNTPASREYLTYQVRDKDGNVVLRSNDASPEPFDAPLVRGFHNNDHQRIYTEATADDALFMQVADRLGNRREAVRESAVTLLLPLIVLIPASIFAIWLILGRALKPIETLRRDIATKDSGNMAAIEGDGLPKEIKPIARSVNLLLARLRSALEAEREFTANSAHELRTPIAGALAQTQRLAEELSAGAARTRALQVESSLVDLGRLAEKLLQLSRAEAGIGASDKAADLSKVLEMIVSDYERDSRTKGRVNYVPDAGATLVRYADMDAFGIVMRNLIENALLHGDQDRPATVSLDKAGTIRVVNGGPAIREADLAGLKKRFRRGTTSASGSGLGLAIADRIVAQMGGTLELLSPASDETSGFEAKVNLPA, via the coding sequence ATGAGACGCGAACCGAGCATTACGCGCCGGCTCATTCTGGCGCTCACAAGTACTATGGTCATCTTCTGGCTCGCCGCGATCGGGCTCGGCATCCAGGTGATGCAGCACGAATTCGACGAGCTTTTCGACAGCGCCCAGCAGGAGACGGCCCAGCGCCTTTTGGCGCTGATCGTCGACGACCTGAACCAGCGCGCCGAAACCTACGCTTCCGGCGTCGCAATTTTAAATACGCCAGCCAGCCGCGAATATCTGACCTATCAAGTCCGCGACAAGGACGGAAATGTCGTTCTCCGCTCCAATGACGCTTCGCCCGAACCTTTCGATGCGCCACTCGTCCGCGGTTTTCACAACAACGATCACCAGCGCATCTATACCGAAGCGACCGCTGACGACGCCCTGTTCATGCAGGTGGCCGATCGCCTCGGCAATCGTCGCGAAGCCGTGCGCGAAAGCGCCGTCACGCTGCTGCTTCCACTGATCGTGCTGATCCCGGCGAGTATCTTCGCCATCTGGCTCATCCTTGGCCGGGCGCTGAAGCCGATCGAAACGCTACGCCGGGACATCGCCACCAAGGACAGCGGCAACATGGCAGCCATTGAAGGCGACGGGTTGCCGAAAGAAATCAAGCCGATCGCTCGCTCGGTCAATCTTCTGCTCGCTCGTCTCCGGTCGGCCCTTGAAGCGGAACGCGAATTTACCGCTAACAGCGCTCACGAGCTCCGCACGCCGATTGCCGGCGCTCTGGCACAGACCCAGCGATTGGCCGAAGAACTGTCGGCCGGTGCCGCCAGGACGCGGGCGCTGCAGGTCGAAAGCTCGCTCGTCGATCTCGGCCGCCTTGCCGAAAAACTGCTGCAGCTTTCACGCGCCGAAGCCGGCATCGGTGCCAGCGACAAAGCCGCCGATCTCAGCAAGGTGCTGGAGATGATCGTCAGCGACTACGAGCGCGACAGCCGCACCAAGGGGCGCGTCAACTATGTGCCCGACGCCGGAGCAACGCTTGTCCGTTATGCAGACATGGATGCCTTTGGCATCGTCATGCGCAACCTCATCGAAAACGCGCTTCTTCACGGCGACCAGGATCGGCCCGCCACGGTCAGCCTGGATAAGGCCGGGACCATCCGTGTCGTCAATGGCGGCCCTGCGATCCGGGAAGCCGATCTTGCGGGCCTCAAGAAACGCTTCCGGCGCGGCACGACCAGCGCATCCGGTTCCGGACTGGGCCTTGCGATCGCCGACCGCATCGTCGCACAGATGGGCGGCACGCTGGAACTCCTCTCCCCGGCAAGCGACGAGACTTCCGGCTTCGAGGCGAAGGTGAACCTGCCGGCATAG
- a CDS encoding ROK family protein, with translation MIISLDIGGSAIKGGIARSETDIVPMGRRPTPKDDFAAFAETIRSFIAETSETPSCLAFSIAGVVDPDTQRLTCANIPCIHNRSLAADLEAELGFPVLIANDADCFTMAEAELGAGRGHRIVFGAILGTGVGGGLVSDGRLVNASGGFAGEWGHGPILACEAGNPPVKIPALPCGCGQKGCVDTVGGARGLERLHKTLHDLDFPSEEIIAQWRRGEEKATNTIDVYTDLVASPLALTVNITGATIVPVGGGLSNVEPLLAELDKAVRGRTLRRFDRPLIVRSECRLEPGLIGAALLGLKAVAA, from the coding sequence ATGATCATCTCACTCGACATCGGCGGTTCGGCGATCAAAGGCGGTATCGCACGCTCGGAAACGGATATCGTTCCAATGGGTCGCCGTCCGACGCCCAAGGATGATTTTGCTGCTTTCGCCGAGACCATCCGCAGCTTCATAGCAGAGACCAGCGAAACACCTTCGTGCCTTGCCTTCTCGATTGCCGGCGTCGTCGATCCGGATACGCAACGGCTGACATGCGCCAACATTCCCTGCATTCACAACCGCAGCCTTGCGGCTGATCTGGAGGCCGAACTTGGCTTTCCGGTCCTGATTGCCAACGACGCCGATTGCTTCACCATGGCCGAAGCCGAACTCGGCGCCGGGCGCGGCCACCGCATCGTCTTCGGTGCGATCCTCGGCACTGGCGTCGGCGGCGGGCTCGTTTCCGACGGCCGGCTCGTCAACGCCTCGGGCGGTTTCGCCGGCGAATGGGGTCACGGCCCGATCCTCGCCTGCGAAGCCGGCAATCCCCCCGTGAAAATCCCGGCCCTTCCCTGCGGCTGCGGCCAGAAGGGCTGCGTCGATACAGTCGGTGGCGCCCGCGGCCTCGAGCGGCTTCACAAGACGCTGCACGACCTCGACTTCCCGAGCGAGGAAATCATCGCGCAATGGCGACGGGGTGAGGAAAAGGCGACGAACACGATCGATGTCTATACCGATCTCGTCGCCTCGCCCTTGGCACTCACTGTCAATATCACCGGCGCGACCATCGTCCCGGTCGGCGGCGGCCTTTCCAATGTCGAGCCGCTGCTTGCCGAACTCGACAAGGCCGTAAGGGGCCGCACGCTGCGCAGGTTCGACCGGCCGCTGATCGTGCGCAGCGAATGCCGCTTAGAGCCGGGCCTCATTGGCGCGGCTCTTCTGGGCCTGAAAGCGGTAGCGGCTTGA